Proteins encoded by one window of Bacteroidota bacterium:
- a CDS encoding ABC transporter ATP-binding protein has translation MIKTINLSKMYQTDEVETISLDKINLTVREGEFLAVMGPSGCGKSTLLNILGLIDNPSSGEFYFLGKEVSNYTERQRAELRKQNVGFIFQSFNLIDELTVQENIELPLLYQKLSATERKKRAVEVMEKLQIAHRAKHFPQQLSGGQQQRVAVARAVITQPKLILADEPTGNLDSRNGDEVMDIIKSLNALGTTVIMVTHSPEHAQHAERVVNLFDGKLLTETEKALM, from the coding sequence ATGATAAAAACAATAAACCTGAGCAAAATGTACCAAACCGATGAGGTAGAAACCATATCACTGGATAAAATAAACCTTACCGTGAGAGAGGGAGAATTTTTGGCAGTTATGGGGCCTTCGGGGTGCGGTAAATCTACCTTGTTGAATATTTTGGGATTAATAGATAACCCGTCATCAGGCGAGTTTTATTTTTTGGGTAAAGAAGTATCCAATTATACCGAACGCCAAAGGGCCGAACTAAGAAAACAAAATGTGGGGTTTATTTTTCAGAGTTTTAACCTGATAGATGAACTGACTGTTCAGGAAAATATCGAGCTGCCTTTGTTGTATCAAAAACTATCGGCCACAGAGAGGAAAAAACGAGCCGTAGAGGTGATGGAAAAGTTGCAGATAGCCCATAGGGCAAAGCATTTTCCGCAACAGTTATCAGGCGGGCAGCAGCAACGTGTGGCCGTAGCAAGGGCAGTAATTACCCAACCCAAACTAATACTGGCCGATGAGCCTACCGGAAACCTTGATAGCCGAAACGGGGACGAAGTAATGGACATTATCAAATCGTTGAATGCGCTGGGCACAACGGTGATAATGGTAACCCACTCGCCCGAGCACGCCCAACACGCCGAGCGTGTGGTGAACTTGTTTGACGGGAAATTATTAACCGAAACCGAAAAAGCATTAATGTAA